ATTTTAAGCTTTGCTTTAGTTTTGATGAGCTTAACGGCTTTTGCTCAGTCAGATTATGAAAAAATTATGTCTGAAAAGATAGGGAAGATAGAAGCCTGTAAAACAACAGAGGAATTCCAGGCGCTGGCAAATGATTTTCAGAGAATAGGAAGTAAAGAAAGCGGACAATGGCTTCCGTCATACTACGCTGCTTTTTCCTACATTCAAAAAGGACGAATCATGATGAGGGATGGTAATATGCAGGAGCTGGATGGCGTTGCAGCACAGGCTGAAAAATATCTAGGGACAGCACAGAATCTTGCCGGAGCAGACAATGCAGAGATTCATTTGTTAAAAAAAATGGCTTATTCCCTAAGAATGATGGTTAATCCACAACAACGTTTTATGACAGATGGTGTAAGAGCATCTGAAGAGCTTAGCAGAGCAGAGAAACTGGATCCTACCAACCCAAGAATTGCTCTTATTAAGGCAGAGGATACTTATTTTACGCCAGAACAGTTTGGAGGGAGTAAAACCAAGGGAATAGAAATGTTTAAGGAGGCAATTGCAAAATTTAATGCTTACAAACCTAAAACCGCTTTAGATCCGAACTGGGGAAGAGGAGAAGCGGAGTATTTCATGAGTTTGTCTGCAGAAAAGGGTAGGTAATGAATTGATTTTCATTTTTCTACAGGTTATAAATAGCAAATGACATCAGTTATTACAGATTAAAGTAAATCGGCTGCCTCAAAATGAGGCAGCCGATTTTATACTTTAAACTATTTGAATATTAGCATGCAAAAACAGAGCATCTTCCAAATTGGTTTCTGCACATGTTCCATCCGCATCCATCATCTTCAAATGGATCTTTTATCATTAATCCTCCTCCGACTTTCTTTTGCTCGTCTCTGGTCAATTTTTTTAGTTCTTTTAACTTGGTTTGTTTTTTCATTTTAGTTTGTTTTTTTGATGTTTCCTACTCTTTAAGCTTTTCGGATAACGCTAATTTGTATTTCCCTAAATTAGGATAAATATTGGAATAAACAAAATTATTTTCATTAAAATGTTTATTTTTTAATGGATAACATGGATAAATGGTTGATTTTTGTAATGAATTGTTAATTTTAATTATTGAAATAAACCTAGTATTTGAAAGTCTTTTTCGATCATGACTTCAAATACCATTCAGAAACGAAAAGCTACTATTCAGTAAGAAATAATTTTACATACCTTTAATAAAAGCTAATTTTGAACCAAGAAAATGAATCATGAAACGCAAGGAAATTATAACACTATTTTGGGTATCACTCATAGTCTCTATGTTTTTCTTTTTTGCCTTTACATCAGAGAAAAGTATAGAGAGCTTTGTACTTACCATACTTATTTCCCTGCTCTATACTGTGGCATTGGGAGGTGGAAATGGGTTCCTCAACAGTTTTCTCAATAAAAGATTTCCATGGTCTGAAGAAACAACCAAAAGAGCGGTAATAAGTATTATTTCCATTGTTATAGCTAACATTGTATTGGTTTATTTGTGTAACTATATCAATTTTGTGTTGATTCAGAAAGCAAGTACTACCGAGGAGTTTTTCTCAGGAAAATATAACCTTGCCAATTGGTTTACCATCAATATTGCATTGCTTATTTCAGCATTCCTGCATGCAAAGGGATTTATGGAAGAGCTGAAGAAAACTTCCAGAAAAGAAGTGGTAGAACAGAAGCTTATTGCCAAATCTGCAAACGCACAATTTGAAAGCCTTAAGAACCAATTGGATCCTCATTTCCTTTTTAATTCTTTAAATGTTTTAAGTTCCCTGATTGACGAAAATCCGCAGCAGGCACAAAAGTTTACAGCTTCAATGTCAAAGATTTATCGTTATGTACTTGAACAGAAAGATAAAGAACTGGTAACCGTAGAGGATGAAATAGAATTTGCAAAAACCTATTGTGATCTTTTAAAAACAAGATTTGAAGATAGTGTAGATTTTAACTTTGATGTTAAAAAAGAAGACTACCGGAAATATGTAGTACCATTATCCTTACAGCTTCTGTTGGAAAACTGTATCAAGCATAATTTTGCGACTTCTTCAAAACCTTTGGTTATAAGAATATTTTCAGAGGGAGATATCCTTTGCATTGAGAATAATTTACAGGTAAGAGAACAAATTAAGGAGAGCTCAGGAATTGGATTATCCAATATTGTACAGCGTTATTCACTGCTTACCAAGCGAAATGTTTTTATAGAAAAATCCGAGGATTATTTTAAAGTAAAGCTTCCAATGCTTGCGGATAAACCTAATATTGTCAGCACAAAACCCAATGATGATTATAAAGCTTACAAAAAAGCGCAAAAGAGAGTAAAGGAAATAAGAGGATTCTATAGCAATTTGATCTCTTATTGCATCGTTATTCCCTTTTTGATTTTTATCAATCTTTTTACAGGAAGCCGAAGTCATTGGTTTTGGTTCCCGGTATTTGGTTGGGGAATTGGTTTGGCGTCCCATGCTTTTAAGGTATTTGGGGTAGGAGAATCCTGGCAGGAAAAAAAGATTCGTGAAATTATGGACAAACAAAAAAATAGAAACGATGGAAACATTTGACGAAGATGATATTCAATATCAGAAAGCAAAACGCCAGGTAGAACGGCTAAGAGGGTTTTATAGCCATCTTTTCATCTATATTATCATCAATCTGGTGATCGTTTATTACAATTATACCCACTTAAAACCCGGAGAAAGCTATTTTCAGTTTAAAAACTTTTTTACAGCAACGTTTTGGGGTATTGGGATTTTAGCACATGCTGCAGTAGTTTTCGTTTCCAAAGCCAGTTATCTACAGAAATGGGAAGAGAGAAAGATCCGTGAGCTGATGGAAAAAGAGAAGAAGGAGTAATAGAGCCTTAAATCGACAGAATCATAGATAAGCTTATTGCTAAAAAGCAATCTTTTGTAAAAGTATGCTAGTAAGCCTTTCGGAATTTTACCT
This genomic interval from Chryseobacterium joostei contains the following:
- a CDS encoding 2TM domain-containing protein, whose translation is MKRKEIITLFWVSLIVSMFFFFAFTSEKSIESFVLTILISLLYTVALGGGNGFLNSFLNKRFPWSEETTKRAVISIISIVIANIVLVYLCNYINFVLIQKASTTEEFFSGKYNLANWFTINIALLISAFLHAKGFMEELKKTSRKEVVEQKLIAKSANAQFESLKNQLDPHFLFNSLNVLSSLIDENPQQAQKFTASMSKIYRYVLEQKDKELVTVEDEIEFAKTYCDLLKTRFEDSVDFNFDVKKEDYRKYVVPLSLQLLLENCIKHNFATSSKPLVIRIFSEGDILCIENNLQVREQIKESSGIGLSNIVQRYSLLTKRNVFIEKSEDYFKVKLPMLADKPNIVSTKPNDDYKAYKKAQKRVKEIRGFYSNLISYCIVIPFLIFINLFTGSRSHWFWFPVFGWGIGLASHAFKVFGVGESWQEKKIREIMDKQKNRNDGNI
- a CDS encoding 2TM domain-containing protein, whose product is METFDEDDIQYQKAKRQVERLRGFYSHLFIYIIINLVIVYYNYTHLKPGESYFQFKNFFTATFWGIGILAHAAVVFVSKASYLQKWEERKIRELMEKEKKE